The Patescibacteria group bacterium genomic interval TCGTTCAAAAACATTCTTCGTCTGTCTTTTAATTTTGATTTTGTTGGCGCTATTTCGCCTGTAAAAGTTTTCAAAATTTTGGTTATGTCCGCCGGAATTTCCCACATCTCAACATACTTATCTACCCACCTTTTATCTATTTGGTTAAATCCCTGCGGATTGCTGACTAATTTTACAGACAAATTTTCGGCGGCAATCGCTTTTTTGAGATAAATCGTTATTTGAACCTGAACATCGGTTTTGTATCCGTGCAATTTCATCGCTTCCACTTTATTAATTTCTTTTATCGGATAGCCCATTATCGCCAACCATTTTTGAGCGTCTATATCATTTTTCCAATCGTTAAATTTTCGGACAATATCGTCCTCGTTTCTAAATCCGCCTTTTGCGGTTTCCGAACCCCATTTGATTAAATCTTTTTTATTCATAATGGTTTGTATAATTAAGCAAACTTTTTCCAATCGCTTCAATCGTGCTAACCGTCATAGCGTTTCCGGCTTGGCTCAACAAATAAACATCGGCGATTTTGCCTTTTGTTTTTTCGCTCAAATTTTTTGGAAATCCCTGCAATAACAAAGATTCAAAACCCGATAAT includes:
- a CDS encoding type II restriction endonuclease; the encoded protein is MNKKDLIKWGSETAKGGFRNEDDIVRKFNDWKNDIDAQKWLAIMGYPIKEINKVEAMKLHGYKTDVQVQITIYLKKAIAAENLSVKLVSNPQGFNQIDKRWVDKYVEMWEIPADITKILKTFTGEIAPTKSKLKDRRRMFLNEMSESDQKKIIDYFTKNKILVVSDILKGRGKFSAGWMLVALVANGESSWILKSINHAMNVFADGPVRITTQGSLKIGKITMQRKGGDAGRDSAKMLQFKINPVELFSN